The sequence ATTCACGCGGGCGATCTGTGTCGCTCGGGTGAGCTGCGAGAGCTGGTCCGAGCCCTGGATTGGATGAACGAGCTGCCGCACCGACACAAGCTCGTCGTCGCGGGCAACCACGATTGGGCATTTCAGCGCGAGCCCGAGCGAGCGCGGCAGTACCTGGGCCGCGTGCAGTGGCTGCACGACAGCGCGCTGTCCATCGACGGCATTTCGTTCTGGGGCAGCCCCTGGCAACCCGAGTTCGGGGCCTGGGCCTTCAACCTGCCGCGAGGCGCAGCCCTGGCCGACAAGTGGAGTCTGATCCCCGACGCGGTGGACGTGCTCGTCACGCACAGCCCGCCCGTTGGCATCGGCGACAACACGAAGACCAACGGGCGGCAAGGCTGTGAGGACTTGCTGGCGCGCATCGAACAGGTTCGCCCGCGCTTGCACCTTTTCGGACACATCCACGAAGACGGCGGCGCGTGGCGCGTGGGCGAAACGACTCACGCCAACGTCACGACCTGGGAATGCGAGCGCGCCCCCACGGTGATCGACCTCGAGCCCGGAGCCGCCGCACCGGTGCTGATCGATGTGCCCGCTCGAAGCCGGTGAAAGAGAAGATTTCACAGAAGGTCGGAAGCGCGGAAGGGGTTGGGGAAAGATCCCTTCCTCTGCTCTTCCGTTCTTCCGAACTTCCTGTGCCCTCTCTTCCGTTCTTCCGAACTACTCTGTCCTCTCCAGTGTGGCCAGCGTCGAGAAGTTGGGACATTCTTAGGGCATGCGACCGGCTTCGTTGGTTTTGCTTTGCTTGATGGTGGGCTGCAGCGAAGACGCAGCCAATGATCCCGGCACGGGAGGCACGACGGGGACAGGTGGAGCGGCCGGAGCGGGAGGCAGCAGCGCGCAATGCGTCAGCGGCGGTCAGATTCAACTGACCGTCGACCCCGCGCCCAGCACGGGCACCGACGTGGACTGGAAGGGATCAGGCGAGGTCACTGCCACGACGCAGAACTCCTTCACCGTCAATACCTGTCCGCCCGGTGCGCCCTGCAGCCGCGACTCCAAAGTGACAATCACAGTGATTGCGAAAGACTTCACCCACGGCATCCCCGTCGGAGCGTTCGTCGACGTGCAAGCAGCGGTGTGGCAGTACAACGCTGGCGCGAAAGGCGCACAACTCGCCGTGCGCAATCTGTCGAGCTGGCAAGGAACTCCGAATCCCATTGCGTCGAACGACGATGGCTACCTTTTTCTGAACGATGGCAAGCTGCTGCATGCCGATGCTCCGTTCGCGCTCGCGCCCTACGACGTGGGCTGTCCACCCGCGCCACAAGCGAGCGGCAAGCGCTTCGATCTCGAGTTCTCGGCGCCCGGCGCCGTGACGACCATCGCGCAAGGACAGACCGGCACCCTGGAAGCCGCGGGAAGGACCTGGAACATCCATGTCGTTCGCGCATTCGAGAGCTACAACCTCGATGCTGCGCAGCCCTATGCGTGGTGGGCCACACCGGCGACGCCCTAGTTCGATAGTCCGAGCCAGCGGCGCTCCAACCCAATTGTCCGAGTCGCGGGTTGTCCGGGAGCCGCGCGGCGTCGCGCCTTTCGGTTGAAGCCAGGCCGCCGACCGTGCTGGATTCGCTCCGCGTCGCGCCGTTCGACCGAAATCAGACCGCTGGCCATGCCGAATTCGCCCTGCATCGTGCCCTTGCCTTGAAACCAGCATCGAATTCGTTACGTACTTGCCCGGATGTTTCGCTTCGCTACTCGTCTCGGCCCCCTCACCCTCGTGTCGCTACTCTCCGCCGCTTGCGGCAGCGACGACCAAAATGGCAACCCCGGTGGCGGTCAGGCTGGAAGCGGAGGCAGCGGGCCCACGGCTGGGTGGCAGCTCGACGCCATCGACGCGAGCGGCGCGCCCCGCTTCGTAGAACTCTGGGAGCCACCGGTGGCGAAGGTCGCCACGGACTTGGACTTTAACCCAGTGCGACCGGGCGAGTTGTGGGTCACGATGCGCGAATTCTACGACGGCACGCCCTGCACCTCGACGGTGAAGCAGGGCTGCACGGCCCTCGAGGGCACCGTGTTGATCGTCAACGACGCCGCGGGTCCGGCGCCAACCTCCGTCGTGAAGAAGGACTCGAACGCCTGGCACTTCATGCGTCGTCCGACGTCGATTGCGTTCGGACCGGGCGACACCTTTGCCACCTGCGGCGAGGCGCGCACCGGTAACTTCGAGGACAGCCCCGTGGACTTCATGGGCCCGACCTGGTGGTCGAGCAGTGAAGCGATCTTCGCCAAGGATCACCCCGTCCCGCCGGGCGAGAGCTTCACGCCCAACGGCTCTCACCTCGACATGCTCCACGGCACGCCGCACTGCATGGGCATCGCTCACGAACGCGACGGTGTGTACTGGTGCTTCAACGGTCAGATCGGCGCACTGGACCGCTACGACTTCAAAGCGCCGCACCCGCCGGGCGGCTCGGATCACACCGACGGTGAACTGAACCGTCATCTGGAAGGACAGTTCGCACGCGTGGAGAACGTCATGTCGCACGTCGCGCTCGATGCACAGACCGGCTTCCTCTACGTGGCGGACACCGGACACAAGCGCGTGGCCGTGGTGGACATCAACAGCGGAACGGTGACCGGTTCCGTGCTCGTCCAGGACGACTTCGGCGTGAAGAACCGCGTCGAAGGCACCCAGAGCTGGGACTTCGTTCCCACCGGTACGCTGGACGCACCAAGTGGCATCGCGCTGGGCGACGGCGTCGTGTTCGTATCGGACAACGCCACCAGCCGGATCGTCGCTTTCGACATCACGAACGGCCGGGAACTGCGACGTCTGCACACCGGCCTTCCACCCGGCACCCTCGGCGGCATCGCCCTCGGCCCCCAAGACGGCAAGCTCTACTTCGTGGACATGCTCAGCGCCCGCGTGCGCCGCATCGAACCAAACGGACAGCCACAGTAGCCCCGCACGGAGGCATGTCAGGCTTCGACTGAAGCCGTTCTTCTTGTGTTGTGCGCTTGGCCATGTACGGCGCGGTGCGCGCGCGCCTGTACCGTCGCGCCCCGGCATTGCACCGACGCGGTGAGGGCGCGCGTGCCTCAGCAGTGTGAGCGAGTGGCACTTCGTCGATCGCGACGCTGCGACCCCGTCGCACTTCGCCGCATCGAACCGAACGGCAGATCGTCACGCTACCGCGTCACACCTCGTCGATCGCGACGCTGCGGCGGTAGTATTGCGCGTCGAGGCGGCGCTGGGGGATTGCGGGATCCGCGATGCGCAGATCGATGTCGTGGACGCCCGGTGCAGTGGGACGAACGACGTGAGACCAAAGCGTCCAGGTCTGGTTCTGGGTCTGAGCAGGGCAGACGTCCACCGCCGCGAAGCCTAGGGATCCAAAGCGCATCTCCAGCGCATCCGTTGGCTCGGCGCCGCCCCACAGGATGCCGACCACGCGGTAGACGATCTCCTGACCCAGCTTCCACTTCTCGACGCGCACGGGCATCGCCGCTTGCTGGATGTTCGCTGGCTGAAAGTCCTTGGCCAAGGCGGGGACTCCCACTTGGTGCGTGCGCGAGGCGAACTCCTGCATCTGCGGCGTCGAAGGCTCGCTATCGTCCACGAAGCGGATGTCGTTCACCCACTTGATGCAAGTGCAGCCGTACCAACCGGGCACGAAGAGCCGCACGGGCTTGCCGTGTTCTGCCGGCAAGGGAGCGCCATTCATTTCCAAGGCCAGGAACGCGCCGCTGGCTTGCAGCTGATCGAAACGAAAGACCCAGCTCGCCCCTGGCTTGCTGTGCCCTCCGACACTCGGCACCGAGTGCTCGTCGAAACCGCTCACCAGCACGCCGGTGGCGGAGCTCTTCGCATTCACCATGCTCAGCACTTGCGTCAGGGCGACGCCGCCCCATTCGGCCGCACTGAGCAACCCGAAGTGCCCGCCGCGGGAGTTGCCCGAGCACTCGAGGACGTGCGCGCCCCGCGGCACACTCAGCGGCCGCAAGTCGTCGAGGCTCAGCTTACGCTCTGCCTGCACGAGCCCGTGAACACGAATGCTCCAGGGCAGATTCGGATCCAGCAAATCCGGATAGCGCGTGCGCACGTAGAAGCGGTCGTTGTCGACAATCAGCGCGTCCGCGTCGAGCTTGCTCAAGTCCGTGTACAAGCGGCCGTCCCAACCCTCGCCCAGGAGCGTCTCGAAGGGGATCTCTCCTTCGTCCAAGAAGGGCACGATGGAGAGCCGGTTTCCCGTGGCGAGGAGATCTGCGCAGGGTGGCGAGCCGCCATCCAGCGCGTCCGCTCCGGCATCCTGACCCCCAGCGCCTGCGCCGCCGCCGAGGGCGACCGCCGTCGGATCGCTGCCGCAGCCCAGAGCCAGCCCGCCCATCGCAGTCAGCCCCCGTTGCAGGAACGCACGGCGCTCGAGCACTGGAAAACCACGAAGACGAGGCCGTCGCACGGGCATTCCGCCCTATACGGCGCGACGAGCCAATCCGTTTCACGCTTCTGCGTGCTAAGACGTGCCACAACAGACTTCTCGCGCGGACCACGCTCGCTCGGCAGTCGGATCCGGGATCGGCATTCCGGAGCGCGGATTTCGGATCTTGCCCCAGAATGCCCAAACCTGGAGCCGGCAACCTTCGCCGTCGACCACGAGTGGCATGGCCGCCAGGACCGATCCGTCGAAGCTGCGCGCGGGCGAAACCTTCAGTACAGCCTTACGGTCTCACGAACGGCGTACGTTTGGCGGCCTTCCGCGACGTCGAAGCGCAGTTGGGCCGCCGCCGTGCTCGGATGGACCGACACGGGGACGCGGAACACCTCAGGGTACGGTGTTTCGCCAGTGGGGGAGTAGATGCGTTGGGCGCCCAGCAGATTGTAGGAAGGGTCGTAGGTGAGGAGCGTGATTGCCCGAACGTA comes from Polyangiaceae bacterium and encodes:
- a CDS encoding metallophosphatase domain-containing protein, with protein sequence MRIVAVADTHLYHAELRVPQGDVFIHAGDLCRSGELRELVRALDWMNELPHRHKLVVAGNHDWAFQREPERARQYLGRVQWLHDSALSIDGISFWGSPWQPEFGAWAFNLPRGAALADKWSLIPDAVDVLVTHSPPVGIGDNTKTNGRQGCEDLLARIEQVRPRLHLFGHIHEDGGAWRVGETTHANVTTWECERAPTVIDLEPGAAAPVLIDVPARSR
- a CDS encoding molybdopterin-dependent oxidoreductase gives rise to the protein MRRPRLRGFPVLERRAFLQRGLTAMGGLALGCGSDPTAVALGGGAGAGGQDAGADALDGGSPPCADLLATGNRLSIVPFLDEGEIPFETLLGEGWDGRLYTDLSKLDADALIVDNDRFYVRTRYPDLLDPNLPWSIRVHGLVQAERKLSLDDLRPLSVPRGAHVLECSGNSRGGHFGLLSAAEWGGVALTQVLSMVNAKSSATGVLVSGFDEHSVPSVGGHSKPGASWVFRFDQLQASGAFLALEMNGAPLPAEHGKPVRLFVPGWYGCTCIKWVNDIRFVDDSEPSTPQMQEFASRTHQVGVPALAKDFQPANIQQAAMPVRVEKWKLGQEIVYRVVGILWGGAEPTDALEMRFGSLGFAAVDVCPAQTQNQTWTLWSHVVRPTAPGVHDIDLRIADPAIPQRRLDAQYYRRSVAIDEV